AGAATAAAATCTTATAATTTATTACTCGCTCTTGTGTCATTTCTAAAGACCTTTCTTCATCTTGGGAGACACGTTATAGTTTTCTGAGCACCCCCAGCAACGCAACTCACAAGTTTTAAGGCCCAGAAAGGCAGTTAAGACATTGTTAAAATAACCCATGTGACTTCAATAGTTCAATCTTTATTTAATGAAGCGACAAGAATACTCTTTGTGCTCATGGAGTCAGTCTCTGCCGAATAATCATGAAAGTAGcacatttgatttattttaaacattagccatatacattacattaatgCCTCATTAATGGCTTTGATGGTAAATAGGCTTAATTTTCTTTGCGTCTTATGTCATTATGTAGAATTAATCAAACTTTCAGAATAGGAAGTTATAaaccaaataatcatacaacCTCTTGTCTATTTCTAAGCATAATATACCCCAAAAGTCTCAATTTACAACAAAAGATAGCTTACAACGTATCAGCAACAGTGTTTCTTTAGGATTTTTTTGCCAGTTGTGAcagcagggggcgcccatggtGTTTAAATGTTCAgaattattttaatgtaatgaaTATAAACATGTATCAATTTAATTCCATATCTGTCCCGGTTGTCATAAAGACTGTAACCTGGCCGCACCACAGATCGCGCAGTAAGTATAAACCTTAACCGGCCTTCAGACAgagtgtgaacacaaataagcagAGGGACATTTAAAAACTGATGCCTATCTGCGTGTACGGAATCCAGCCGAAATtgtcttggatgttagacctgCAGTACGCTCGTGCCTATTGATTCCCAACTCATATCCGCACCACAAATGACACGTTAATATTATTCCACCCGTTACATTAAATTATATGCGGTTTACCCGGCGGTACCCGGTTGCGTGCAGGTTTCGGCCCTGCTGTTCCGTCTGAAAACGGATGATCTCATCGCCTGCCACAAGTTTCATATTACCAACATCCTTCCCTtaccatataaataatgtaGGTTTTCTTCCAAAATTAATGTTGTCTACACTAATCTATATAGATAggtggattgcgcatagaacgcttaacGTGacagcgtgaggtgaagccagcgcagagtttgagcggccatcttggtatacccaaccggcagagggcgtcattgacttccattcaaaatcatgatctaaTTTCACCTGCTTTACAGTGTATCAGTCACataaggttaatttttaggatatgtgtatgcaaattaattgttaattctggtgttatttgcaatgtttatgttttaatcgggcaggatgaTGGATTTATTAAAAAGGTGTGTGTGTCTGCTGCATACTGTCAATGACACGggcataaatatatttttttgtttttgacagTCAGCGTTATTTTTCGAAATAAGTGTAGGTtacttgtaagtttagataacataattacaaaaccagcaaattattgcatgcacatacggtacaaagcatgattatttatttagatttcagaatgagcacgattgtcattaataataaatatgctgCGTTCTGtccgctgatctgatactgtaatgaagatgaatgtataataactgattaaaaagaCAAATGTACAACGTTCAGTCATTAACTATGTACATGCTTAGGACATTTGCGTTgtaattagggctgcacgatttgggtaatttttcccattgcggttattgatgcttataatgcgattgcgattatattagatggtatcatgagtcaacttgatggtttttaaggaaaatccacacacagtttagctaaaatgtgtatttgcaaaactagaaatgttttcgtattgccacgtgatgtagcaactgctcagtgtcagaaatcctaaatccaaaataccgccatacaacagacatagaggttttttttttagctaccagatcactgtcaacctcctctgcatccatctttgctctggtataagtgacgacgcacaccacacacgtgcactgccttttttgttcgtttttctttcttttttaaacagcaagggaaatcatcaaactgttatcagaaagtttgtgttaacaagtccacacatttatttatttaatataattgcaacattttgctgtcatataatcgcacaggctgacattgcgattgcgatgcgatttattgtgcagcactagttgtaataatgtacagggagacttcagatataaaaacgaagacttgtaaagtgaaattttatcattaaaatctaatcgcatccattgatttaatagaacgtttgggtataccaacatggcggcatGGTGGCTTCTAGGGATGCCACAATTCTCAATACATTattgaaccgttcggttcgacCCCCACGGTCCAATACGCGCAGGTGAATTGCGTTTTTTCGGTTTATCCATCCAAATCTGTCAGTTTTATATTCCCTGCACTTTTGTTAATGTGCGCATGCGCGTGATCTGCACGCTTATAAACGCCACAGCGAGTTGATATCCAGTCACTGTGCGCTAGCTGCGTTAAACTCTGCTTGAACTCTGCTTGCAATgctggtgtcagatttcatttgcGTGCACACACACCCAACAGAAgtacaacaacaaaaagaaGCAGCACGACTGTCTTTTAAATCTGAGGTGTggattaattatttgcgcgtgtagattacatacaacatcaatgtaaagatgcaaaTTCGCGTCGggcaatgcgaatgacgcaaattgggcTTGTTATTGATGCAAACGTGCGTTATTTGCCTCAAACACGTCTtctgcgcaagttgaaaaagtttaactcAAGAAGAGAATGCGCCTGATGCTAAAATAAATCCCACCAGTAATCTTGATTGAGGAACGCATTTTTGGTTTCTACACAGACAGCATGATGTTGGATTTAACAGTAGTGCAGTAAGGTATAGCCTTCATTTACaatgtaaagtttaatttactaagtacaggtatataaaatggccaatttatgtaatgtaatgaattcACGGTCCCCAGTTTGAATAGGATATTATTTTTAtgtctttatttaattatatcttATATTATTGTATCAGTACAAaatatgtaagatgatttttgcatttacataaaataaagagaacTGCAATTAAAACCAGTATTGTTCTTCTAAACATCTCAATGTTCCTGTTACCTAAgcatagaataattaaaaacactttaataggcCAAGGCATCAGAACCGAGACCGAACCGTAAACCGTGAACAAGAACCGAAATATGTATTGAACCGTGAACTAAGTGTATTGTTGCATCACTAGTGGCTTCACAGTTGTGAcatcatgcgcaatccagtcatttatattgATCAGTGGTTGACTATTATTGTCTTGCAGTCCAATATAAATTCAATTCgctgcatttatatatttagaatAACTAATGGCCTGATGAGTGCAGTTATTTCAAGGGATGTCCAAAAAACTTAAGcaatatgttaaataaaaagTTGTCTTTTTCTTGCAGTATACATACACGCATACGTGAGTTTGCAATTAACAGCGTGCGCCTTAAATTACTATGCTCATACAGAAGTAAAGATACAGATCAAAGTAAAAGTTTGAACAGTGTACATTTTCTTGCCATGACCACGCAAATTCTCGCAACCATTCTGCACGGCGCTCGTCTCATACAGATGTGCCTGCGCTTTACCACTGCTAGGGTACCTGACTGTCCAGATAAAAGGAGGGAATGATGCAGGGAGGTGTCATGGAGCAAGTGACTGGATGAGCCATAAATGTTATCGCTATggtaaaagtattaaaaaatacacaaaaaaatatggTTGCAAAACGATCAAATTATGAGCAATAGCACAAATAAATATAATGgaacaaaaatacaaatgtaataATTTTCTGATTTatcttacagtactgtactttTCAGGGATAGAAATTGAATTAAGCaatcaaatgtaaaattataCTGCATAGTctgtataaattaaacatttaggggtggtttcccggacagggattatcttaaaacaggaccaggccttagtttaattaggaaatataattagtttacacaaacatgccttactaaaaacattacttgtgtgcattttgaggcaaaacaaagggcactgatgtattttaagatatatcagtgcaagttgttttcagtttgaacggctcttacatttattttagtctaggactaatttaatccctgtccgggaaaccccCCCAGATTAATTCTTATTAAAAAGTGAATCAGTcaagaacagtttgttttttctttgttctACACTTGTTGAGTTGAGAATCTGAAAAGTTATCACGGTTGTCAGTATTATTTTGCAAAATGTGCTTAATTGTTGaaaagaactgatacacacTAAAATCGCCAAgttttacaacaaataaatgtagaaGCACTATGCAGTTTCGATtaacataaacatttaataacaTTAAACATGGTTTCATGTGGCCATGAAATATACATTTTCCCTAGTGTAGgatgaaaaaaactttttgtcgGGATAGAGATAAAAATTAGTCGCCTTTGGCTCTGACATTTTCAGCAGTATATGCGTATGAATGGAGTCTAAGCAGTCACATGGGCAAAAAGTTGCATATGCGCAGGTGAGAAATACTTTAATTTTTGGCCAAAACtgtggttagggttagggtttacatcataatataatttattatctATAGAGATTTTATCAATTCAGGTATGCAGTGACTTTTTATCTTTTGATTTTGACAGAGTAATGGTTTTTATTTCAGTTTGTTTTTAACCAGAACAGAACACTGGGGAAATATGGATGGCACAAGTCCCATGGAAgccttttattttgtttaccgTTACTTTTGAAGCCTGAGAAGATACAGGCACCATGCACTGCCAGTGTAATGAAAAAccccaaaatgtaaaaatgtttagAAAATCTCTGTTTTAATTCTGAATAACAAACAAAAGCCATAGATAATTTAAACAAGAAGAGAGTGAATAATGACAACATATATATTTTgggataaaatgttttttttttgtcaaggTATAaccatttcattttatttattttctatagCCCACTGGCATCAGCGAAACAGGAGACCCGGCGGAAGCAGCCCGTCTGCAGCAGCTACAAGCAGCAGCTGCCCATTGGCAGCAGGTGCAGCATCAGAGGGCCAGCTTTCAGTACCAGGCCCTAATGCAAGAGCATGCTCAACTACAGCAGGTCCTGCAGCAGTATCAACAGATTATTCAACAGCCAGCTCATCTCCAGGtttctattttttattatatccttgttttttaaattattattattttttttttttacaaacaaacagggcttgacattaacacctGCCAAAAGTTGGGTAGATTTCCGCTGTGGCGAGTAAGACAGCCAATcccactagccactttggcaggctgaataaatttttttgtagTTCTTAAGTTATGTGAAATGATAAACAATGCGTAATGTGACACTgtaaaactacaactcccaagagttagtagattagcatgggaggatttgaacttgaaaggcggagtgtactgacgcctttccgcggttaaaacaacattccttctcatggtcattcatgtttatttgatgctataaataaactagaaggaagagatgatttgaaaggtgagcCTTTGTTTAATAcgtttaatctcaaaagtaaccgaaaagtaacctggtctgtcctgtatgtcagcgcgttgtcagtgtctgctccgctctgtatttttcactgcgtgagaacatggtggggcgtataacacagactgttaacaattgttttaaatagtatttaaaaattctttatgataaatttttttttttaaatattttaataacactgttttgccggttatagagttctaatgactgtgttcaactataactgtcggtctcacggttatataatgaccgtcacagccctagcaACACTGTCATGATGGCAACCTTTTTAAAACTGATACCATTATTCCAAGTGCATCTTGAAGCCCAGGTGCTCTGAAATTTCCTGCAGCAAGCAGAAACAAAACACTCAATGGTTTTAAACTCCTGCACgcctaacaacctctctagtacAAGGAAATGTCTGAGCCACGCGTATTACGAGCCAAGGAATAGTCCAAGTCATCCCATCACAAGTTTAGGTGCTAGGAGGAGTACATGCCACGCATGTTCATGTCAGACCAAAAGTCTAAGACACGTGCATTAAGTGCAGGTGCGTGCAATAAGGAATCTGCACACGTTAAAAGctaagtgaagcccacaaaccttctcatgcgaggaaaagcatgcaatgcgCATGTCAATGTGataatatgatgatgatgatgataataataataaccacaGGTTGATGTAATAGACCAATTGATTTCTTTAGTTAGACATGCAGACTTTGGGAATAACTGAAACTTTTTGAATGAATTGATTTTAGCTAATTAGTTTAACCATACTTAAACACACACAATGATAAGTTAGAGAAAATATGAAATGTGCTctgatattattttaatttaaatatgatTATTACTTTGTATCTCCCTAGACAATGCCTGTGGACATGCAGTTGCAACATTATGAAATGCAGCAACAGCGGTTTTCTCCATTGTTCCAGGACTGGAACAGACACTTTAATCTGTGGTTAGAACAGTTTCAGTCATACCCACACAAAGACCAGCTACAGGATTATGAAGCCCAGTGGAGGCAATGGCAAGAACAAATGAATTCAACTTCTGCTCATCTGCAGGAAAGACTCGCTACTTTAAGAGCCATGCAGCATCAGTATGGTACTGGTCCTGCCTATGGAGGCATGATGGGATTATATGGCCAGCATGAGCAGCATCGGCCCCCTGGTCCAGATGGAAACATGCATGCAACCAACCAAGGCGTTCCATCTATGCCTCCACCTGTTAACATGGATGCTATGTCAGGACCTCCACCACATGGTCCTTCAGCTTCTGGACCAACATTTCCACAAGGACCATCACCTTCAAAACCTGCAGAACTTTACCAATCTTCCGGAACAGATTCTGCCTCTGAAACATGTAAAACTTCTGAACCTGCTGAAGTACCTGGACCAGGCATTAGACCTTCTGGACCAGGCATTAGACCTTCTGGACCAGGCATTAGACCTTCTGGACCAGGCATTAGACCTTCTGGACCAGGCATTAGACCTTCTGGACCAGGCATTAGACCTCCTGGACCAGGCATTAGACCTCCTGGACCAGGCATTGGACCTCCTGGACCTGGCATTGGACCTCCTGGACCCGACATTAGACCTCCAGGACCAGGCATTGGACCTCCAGGACCAGGCATTGGACCTCCAGGACCAGGCATTGGACCTCCAGGACCAGGCATTAGACCTCCAGGACCAGGCGGTAGACCTCCAGGACCAGGCAGTAGACCTCCTGGACCCTGTGGAAATTTTGAAAATCCAAGGtaaaaaattttattatttgGGTAACACATTTTAAAGAGGTAGGTTActgacttttttgtttttcagatTTGAAGGTCCCAGAGGCCCACGGTTTCAACAGGCACCACAGCAACAGTTTAGTGGACCACCTAGGTTTGATGGTGGTCAGCGGTTCAACCAACCTTTCAGAGCTAATTCTCCTCGTCCAGGGGCTCCAGTGAGACCTGAGAATCCTCCAAGGCAGAATCCACCCACACGATTTGAAAGACCACCTGGACCACCTCAGCAGCCAAGTTTCAGTCCACAATCCAGTCTTGATCCTGGCAGTCATACAAAACAACAATCATCTAAACCTGATGTACCATCAGCCTCTACATCTGATAAAGaaccagaaaaaaataaaatgcctCTAGATGACACCAAGAAAATAGATGGTGCTTCCTCTTCTCAGTCACTAACAGATGACATaatggactctgaggaggattTTTTTGTTCAGAGCGGACCCATTCCTCAAAGTCAGGATACTTCTGAGCCTGCTGAGCCAGATAAGGCAACAGCTAATACTCCTAAAACATCCTTATCTACAGACAGTCCAGTCACCACAAACAAAAACTCTAAAAATTCTAGCTCACAACCTTCTAAAACTGGTCATATGAATAATGGGCCTCCACAGCAAACAAAGCCGCCTCAACATGATCAGCTTAAACCTGATGCATTTAAGGAAGCTGCTAGAGGCCCACAGCTGATACATCAGACAGGTCCACCTCATGGCATACGGGGTAGGGGAAGGGGCCAAGTACCAATGCCTATTCGAGGCAGGGGTCGTGGACGTGGCCGTGGACAGTATGGAGGGCCAACAATGGATCCCAACTCTCAGAGAGAAAATATAGAGGAGGCTCCTTATGACCACCAGGCACCAGAGGAGGAGATGCACAGAGAGAACCAGGATTTGACCTGGAGAGACCCCTCTTTAGATGGACCTGAAGAAGTGGATGAAGAGGCAGTATCCCATGAGATGTGGCATCCAGAGGAGCACCACTTTCCAGAACAATACTATGAAAACCCTAGAGACAGAAGACCTCCATTGGGTCCCAGGGAGCATCCTGAGAGCACCCATTCTGAAGAGCACTGGGAAGAAGAATCACAGGATTATTGGCAGGAAGAGGATCCATACTGGACAGAAAGACGACCACCCATCCACACTAGACCCCCACGCGGCCCTGGCAGGCCACCTTTCCAACCTCGTTTTATGCATCATGGCCCAAGACGCCCCCCTCCCCCTGGAAGTATGGAACATGACCCACATGGACCTCCACAAATGAGTCGTGGGGGCATGGGGCCACGATTTAGACGGGGTGTAGGCCCATGGAGACCACCAGTACCACGTTCTGGCATGCTAGAAAGAGACATGAGACGGCCACCAGTTCCTCATGAAGTCTTGATAGAATCTGATCAACCTGAATATGATGAAGAAATTGATAGAGATCCTGGATGGCCTCACCCCCATGGAAGAGAACCTAGAAGGCCTCCAATACCTCCACATGAAATGATGGGAAGAGGGAGGAGACCATTCATGAGACCCCCAATGCCAAGGGAAATGTGGCGTCGTCCACCCGTTCATGGAGAAGAAATGTACGAGGAGGAATTTCAGGGAACCCAAGATGAACTTAGGCACAGACGACCAGCTCATGAATATCATCCAGATTATGAGCAAGAGGATGAGTATTACAGTTCTCATGAGGAATGGGGCAGGGAGCATCCTGAAAGAGAATATCCACCACATGGCCCCCCAGAGCATATTAGAGAAGATCGTTGGTTAGATGAACGAGAAAGAATGTTCCCATATGAGGAAGAAGATCCATATAGAGAGGAAAAAATAGGTCCTGGTTATCCTGGTGAGACACCTTATCGAGAAAGAGAGCCTCCATTCCACTCTCGTCCTGATTGGGAAAGACCCCCTCCTCCACCCCCACCAGAAAGAGGCTACTCTCATCCAGTCTCTGAATCTGAGGCACATTTTGAGAGAAACTTGGATCCTTCAGCTGGCCTGCCCCCAACCCAAGCACCAGACACCCCAATTGAGCAGTCTTCACCTGGTGCAACTAAAACTGTACTTGCGCTTTCTCAAAGGCAGCATGAGATCATCCTCAAAGCTGCCCAGGAGCTAAAAATGATAAGGTAAATGGCTTTACACGACACTGCAGATCTGTTCGAAAACTATTCTAACAACAATCTATTCAGCTGGCTGATACTTTCTAAGGTGATGTAAACCtaatatatttgctttttagagAACTCCAGGAAACTAAGAAGACTTTAGGAGAAGCTGCCAACACAGAGTCATCTGGGTTGCCCTCAGAACTTCCCCCTGGTATTCTTGGTTTGGAAATTCCACCTGAGGTTAAGAGTGCTCTTCAAGTATGTGAAGACCCTAACCCTTTGATTTACATTTTTTGATTTATGTAATAGCATGTTATAAAAACTGACAACTCCCTTCTCTTTAAAGGCTACGAATTTATTGTCAGAAATAGGACAGACTCTTGATAAGCCTGTGGATGTTGGTTTGGTCCCCTCAAATCAGACTGCAGACTTTTATCCTACTTCCTCAGCACCTACCCCTACCGCCACATTTATTGCTAAAACTGTTGACTATGGACATGGTCGTGGTAAGTATACGTTCTGCCTTTCAATTGATATATTTTTTTGATTTATCTAGTTAGACTACATTGTGTGTGCTGTTTATTAGATGGAGGTGCAATGGTGGAAAGAATTTCATATGGAGAGAGAATAGTGTTAAGGCCTGGCCCACCTCCATCTGAACGTCATTATGAGAAAGGTGAGTGGTGTTTTgtaaatatggaaaaaaatgtttttggctGTTTTTTATAGAAGCATGGTTTCAGTTGCTATCAATGTTTATCCTTGTTAGAGCTGCTTGGCCACAGAGACCCGTACTATGACAGAAGAAGTGATCCATATGGTGATCTCAGGAATTACGACAGGGAGTGGGAGAGTGATCCGTACAGGGAAAAGCAGTCTCTGGATTATGAGAGAGATCGATATGAAAGAGACCGTTACTTAAGAGATGAACGGTATGTAATTCTTAATCATAAAGCAGTGTTGACAATGCCAGTtaccttttttatttgatttgaaGTATGATCTCATTAGTTTTTAACTGGAGCTTGCTGATTCTGTCATGTCCACATCCTGTCATTGAGAAAAGTTTTAACTGTATTTAAAGATCTACAGTATATTTCTCTACAGAATTTTCAAGTCTAGTTGCATAAAACAGATTTAATGTGGAACGTCATGATCGTAGAATTGGTCACTATGGATTTAAATCAGTCTGCCATGATGGCTCAATAACATATCGTAAAAAAAACTCTGAAACCATTTGTTAACCTAAACTATGAAGTTAATGTTTTGAGCAACATGCTGTAAAAAGAGATGGGTAATTGTCAAATTTTAGAGTGTGtagattacattttttatttatacaagAAGCAAAAACATTGACATTTCTAATTCAATTCCGCAATTTCACTTCTTTTAAACACAACAAGTGAAGCATGACTTCGCATTAGATGTCTTCATGGTGCCGTTTAAATCTGGAACCATTAATCATTAAACCAGGTTAAATTTTCTCAGGGTCGGGtccttctttaaaaaaaaattatgcatttctGGTTTGGGTAAAAAAGGATTCGGGTCATTTCATATTGTTTTTTTACTAGTCGTACACACAgtacaaaaaaaatgttctgCTAAATTCTCTTTGAGTGCACATGCACACAGTGAAGTTGTGAGCACTGAATGCTGTTTTTTAAAAAGCGTGCGATTTTATATTTGATACGTTTTTGCACATAGTTAAAAACAACAATTAACTCTTTCCGTGCCATTCATGAGTTATCTTGtcatttaactcttttcccgaccattgacgagttatctcgtcaatctgcaataccgctattatccaccagctGTTATCAACttctgcaacttataaaacccggaagtatcgccccCTAGGGTTGCTTACTTATATGgaagttttgaggatcgctctgcatctgatatCTATCAAAAGCAATTTACAAAAATGGAAATAtcttagctttttgctcaaaattaggTGTTTTTAGATAAACCTACCTATATTTGAggggtgataaaaagagaactgataaaggtaggatgaaacgtttttttttttaaagcagaggatctgttctttaatattttatatgtttatatatttaaagaagagaaTTTTCTGGGAggtattaaacttttgtgaaaagcatgaaaaatgctggcagggaatgagttaagagaaaacgctttcctACCACTGACAAGTTTTTGTGGCAATCTGTATTTCCGCTAACATTCACCAGGTGCTgctcttacacaacttataaaacctggaagcaACCACTCAGGCCAAACAGTAGATACTGTGTATGTTTTGGTCATTGTTCtgaaaaaacctacccatatatgagaggtgataaaaaaatAGACCAAAAGATGATagataagtttttttttttttttttaaagctgttctttgatttgatatattgtatgtttatatatttacagacaATTTTCTGGAAGGGATTatacttttgtgaaaattgtaaaaaaaatatgctggCACTTGGCTggcaacattttaaaaatgctggcggggaaagagtttatATATTATCGCAAACGAAATGTTTTGGACAGGGGATTGCATATTGGGTGTGAAGCGCTCCGTCGTATTGTGCCACACACAAAAAATTCAGCAGCATCTGTCTGTGGCGCTCTGCTGTAAAAACAGTAGGAAAACagtactatggaagtcattggTGCTTAAAAATGGCTTGAttaaaaacattcttaaaaatatcttcctttgtgtttagcagGACAAAAATAATGTATACTGGTTTGTAACagcatgagagtgagtaaattatgacaagtCCCTTGTTTGTGTGAACTGAAGCTGTTTCACGCCTTGTTTAAAGTGAATTTACAGCAAGACAAAAAGCATTATTTAAGATGCATTCTCTGAAAACAAGTATGAATTATACAGTGTTGCTTATGTA
The nucleotide sequence above comes from Paramisgurnus dabryanus chromosome 12, PD_genome_1.1, whole genome shotgun sequence. Encoded proteins:
- the ylpm1 gene encoding uncharacterized protein ylpm1 isoform X4; protein product: MHPSWGGYGGGHQPSPNFGPRPNQFRAPQPPGGGGYGGYGAPSVTPSSNFSSLHEQHLQQMQQLQQLHQKQLQSVLHHPGGNAAGFGSGPPPYWQTSGNENFVPPNNFQDSSSIRGPGGPSQLSPPELNPAPPESSASPAAQTTAPAPKVSDARALESDNKPDFSSMSQEEQQDYWYQQHRQNLQKLKNEKAMQNQSSVGNSQSSAPPPPTEPPKSAPPPPPPKEEPPPPPPPEETKPTGISETGDPAEAARLQQLQAAAAHWQQVQHQRASFQYQALMQEHAQLQQVLQQYQQIIQQPAHLQTMPVDMQLQHYEMQQQRFSPLFQDWNRHFNLWLEQFQSYPHKDQLQDYEAQWRQWQEQMNSTSAHLQERLATLRAMQHQYGTGPAYGGMMGLYGQHEQHRPPGPDGNMHATNQGVPSMPPPVNMDAMSGPPPHGPSASGPTFPQGPSPSKPAELYQSSGTDSASETCKTSEPAEVPGPGIRPSGPGIRPSGPGIRPSGPGIRPSGPGIRPSGPGIRPPGPGIRPPGPGIGPPGPGIGPPGPDIRPPGPGIGPPGPGIGPPGPGIGPPGPGIRPPGPGGRPPGPGSRPPGPCGNFENPRFEGPRGPRFQQAPQQQFSGPPRFDGGQRFNQPFRANSPRPGAPVRPENPPRQNPPTRFERPPGPPQQPSFSPQSSLDPGSHTKQQSSKPDVPSASTSDKEPEKNKMPLDDTKKIDGASSSQSLTDDIMDSEEDFFVQSGPIPQSQDTSEPAEPDKATANTPKTSLSTDSPVTTNKNSKNSSSQPSKTGHMNNGPPQQTKPPQHDQLKPDAFKEAARGPQLIHQTGPPHGIRGRGRGQVPMPIRGRGRGRGRGQYGGPTMDPNSQRENIEEAPYDHQAPEEEMHRENQDLTWRDPSLDGPEEVDEEAVSHEMWHPEEHHFPEQYYENPRDRRPPLGPREHPESTHSEEHWEEESQDYWQEEDPYWTERRPPIHTRPPRGPGRPPFQPRFMHHGPRRPPPPGSMEHDPHGPPQMSRGGMGPRFRRGVGPWRPPVPRSGMLERDMRRPPVPHEVLIESDQPEYDEEIDRDPGWPHPHGREPRRPPIPPHEMMGRGRRPFMRPPMPREMWRRPPVHGEEMYEEEFQGTQDELRHRRPAHEYHPDYEQEDEYYSSHEEWGREHPEREYPPHGPPEHIREDRWLDERERMFPYEEEDPYREEKIGPGYPGETPYREREPPFHSRPDWERPPPPPPPERGYSHPVSESEAHFERNLDPSAGLPPTQAPDTPIEQSSPGATKTVLALSQRQHEIILKAAQELKMIRELQETKKTLGEAANTESSGLPSELPPGILGLEIPPEVKSALQATNLLSEIGQTLDKPVDVGLVPSNQTADFYPTSSAPTPTATFIAKTVDYGHGRDGGAMVERISYGERIVLRPGPPPSERHYEKELLGHRDPYYDRRSDPYGDLRNYDREWESDPYREKQSLDYERDRYERDRYLRDERSPLGPRPSHRDRERDYPSRLSREREVYNRPGYERSSYERSLEHYEHGSSGYGNDRRSYPDERPPPPASLPPSSSIPPPRVEKKPETKNAEDILKPPGRTSRPDRIVVIMRGLPGSGKSHVAKLIRDKEVECGGAPPRVLGLDDYFMTEVEKVEKDPDSGKRVKTKVLEYEYEPEMEDTYRSSMLKTFKKTLDDGFFPFIILDAINDKVKYFDQFWSAAKTKGFEVYLAEITSDHQTCAKRNIHGRKLKDITKLASGWESAPPHMVRLDIRSLLQDAAIEEVEMEDFNPSEEETKYEVKEDDDEADLSN